In Pseudomonadota bacterium, one DNA window encodes the following:
- a CDS encoding DUF6515 family protein, translating into MRTRQSWGTLVGIIAIAVATAQPPPGPRPHVPPPGVPGAAAPPGYPIGQRLYRLPSGHEQVRHGGRTYVFYDGHFYASDGDEYVAIAPPMGAVVPRLPSEAERVGNLSQRVYRFRGVHYRQLSRGFQVIAAP; encoded by the coding sequence ATGAGGACTCGGCAATCCTGGGGCACCCTAGTGGGAATCATCGCTATCGCTGTTGCCACCGCCCAACCTCCACCTGGGCCGAGACCGCACGTACCGCCACCGGGGGTCCCTGGCGCCGCCGCACCGCCCGGCTATCCGATCGGGCAGCGGCTATACCGGCTGCCGTCCGGTCACGAGCAGGTGCGCCACGGCGGTCGGACATACGTCTTCTACGACGGTCACTTCTATGCCAGTGACGGTGATGAGTACGTCGCGATCGCGCCGCCCATGGGCGCAGTGGTTCCGCGGTTGCCATCCGAGGCGGAGCGAGTGGGGAATCTCTCACAGCGCGTCTATCGATTTCGAGGCGTGCATTATCGACAGCTCAGTCGAGGGTTTCAGGTGATTGCAGCACCGTAA
- a CDS encoding alpha/beta hydrolase has translation MTNALPVRKPLLLLPALVLSTGVVAALTATISVANENYTWTEFSYEPYPFPVYAEDLDRYPAATPPAGTVNRHGEIEHIGEGVFATHWFVDADGPVWHFVTAGDPSKDVILFVHGYPDTWYAYSKVMAKLADDYHIIAVDTLGYGQSDKRPEIDVSYASVAASLVTLLDKIGVRDFNLIAHDRGSIVSERLLAIGRMNRRIKAFMRMQQSFDQPHGLPRPPHAQMATAEWQRREGLIRSMYASNYASVELPEEEIARLEWEFGFEGTAEAAARTFVGTSFDIEREFRMKNVVPKMTMPVLFVQGYKDPGQKAEEYYRSAEVVPNGRVELIDTNHFMHAEDPDLIARLAREFFSQ, from the coding sequence ATGACGAATGCGCTGCCAGTACGAAAGCCCCTCCTTCTGCTCCCGGCACTGGTGCTGAGCACTGGTGTCGTAGCCGCATTGACGGCAACGATTTCGGTTGCCAATGAGAATTACACCTGGACTGAGTTTTCCTACGAGCCTTACCCGTTCCCGGTCTACGCCGAAGACCTGGATCGCTACCCGGCAGCAACGCCACCTGCCGGCACGGTAAATCGCCATGGTGAAATCGAACACATTGGCGAAGGTGTCTTTGCAACGCATTGGTTTGTCGATGCCGATGGCCCGGTGTGGCATTTCGTGACGGCCGGTGATCCGTCCAAGGACGTCATTCTGTTTGTGCACGGCTACCCAGACACGTGGTATGCCTACAGCAAGGTCATGGCCAAACTGGCCGATGACTACCACATCATCGCCGTTGATACGCTCGGTTATGGCCAGTCGGACAAGCGACCCGAGATCGATGTGAGCTATGCCAGCGTTGCTGCGAGCCTGGTAACGTTGCTCGACAAGATTGGTGTTCGCGACTTCAATTTGATTGCGCACGACCGGGGCAGCATCGTGTCTGAGCGACTGCTCGCGATCGGTCGCATGAATCGACGCATTAAGGCATTCATGCGCATGCAGCAGTCATTCGACCAGCCGCACGGCCTACCGCGACCGCCGCACGCGCAGATGGCGACCGCCGAATGGCAACGTCGCGAGGGCCTGATTAGGAGCATGTACGCGAGCAACTACGCCTCCGTCGAACTTCCGGAGGAGGAAATCGCGCGACTCGAATGGGAGTTTGGGTTCGAGGGCACAGCGGAGGCTGCCGCGCGCACGTTTGTCGGCACGAGCTTCGACATCGAGCGTGAGTTCCGTATGAAAAACGTGGTGCCCAAGATGACCATGCCAGTATTGTTCGTGCAGGGGTACAAAGACCCAGGTCAGAAGGCGGAAGAGTACTATCGGTCAGCCGAAGTGGTACCGAACGGCCGGGTCGAGCTGATCGATACCAACCACTTTATGCACGCCGAAGATCCGGACTTGATTGCGAGGCTTGCTCGAGAGTTCTTCTCGCAGTAG